A single genomic interval of Lewinellaceae bacterium harbors:
- a CDS encoding iron-sulfur cluster assembly accessory protein, which yields MSEIKKAPAEAPISLTEGAVRALNKIKAEQSISDTHGLRVGVKGGGCSGFSYILGFDEEKENDEVYDVNGIRVLMQKAHAIYLLGMEIDWEDGLSNRGFSFNNPNATDTCGCGTSFSA from the coding sequence ATGAGCGAGATCAAAAAAGCGCCGGCGGAAGCCCCTATCTCTCTAACCGAAGGAGCGGTGCGGGCCCTCAATAAAATAAAAGCAGAACAATCTATTTCCGACACCCACGGCCTGCGGGTCGGCGTTAAAGGCGGCGGGTGTTCCGGTTTCTCTTATATCCTGGGTTTTGACGAGGAAAAGGAAAACGACGAAGTATACGACGTAAACGGGATACGGGTCCTGATGCAAAAAGCCCACGCCATCTACCTGCTCGGCATGGAAATAGACTGGGAAGACGGCCTCAGCAACCGGGGTTTTTCCTTCAACAACCCCAATGCTACCGATACTTGTGGCTGCGGCACATCTTTCTCGGCTTAA
- a CDS encoding ATP-dependent Clp protease ATP-binding subunit — MAQVKLNIPTLVTDTVIEDKAHYHLRPLFTGFPLATHRRYDNAVAQLQKEVRQAFKGFSLSRQSADRLLWFLFKPEIHYQQFQMEFNLGRQFVSGLFGVATFTLEGKSFAVLPSFYNFMFMLPSKKGSKPDLEAAAKQAVRALLRKIKKEDEIGFDPEAYFSSPREFLSNIEVPVNIGQASFSFDAPPDNWFLASLIEDTNFDGATEIERVGQDLNSLYPAELRRAYYQEELAGQLYKAIFHRGNTPLAIIGPEGVGKHTIIHEVIWRYENEFYEPKKGRTQRIWLIDPTRIISGMSIVGMWQKRFEAIISFVKMPAEGAKASDKILIDNPVALLRIGKSSQNNMTLSDVLRPYLEKRQLQATILATPEEWKVIQEKGRRFANLFQAVRINEPGLETAIRIILRNRRVLERENDTSITIQAVQQLLSIQRNYLKNRPLPGSVMKLMRQLAVKYRYGAANAPEVREEFKAFSGLEERIFDSSRQFQEGEVRGHIAQELVGQPRAVEALTNVVHIIKAKLTDKSKPLASFMFIGPTGVGKTQAAKVVCKYLLGSEKHLMRFDMNEYIDESAVQRLIGDDFNPEGQLTGAVRYRPFGIILLDEIEKAHPRVHDLLLQVLDDGRLTDSLGRTVDFTNTIIIMTSNVGARQANAQLGYQADGRDEGGVYRRAMEKEFRPEFINRIDQVIIFNPLELSHILGIARLQIKELLQRDGFVRRTTLLNISKNALEWVAQRGFDARMGGRALKRQIERDLTSLSAEQLVSTQIDTPILFDVLLQNNRLTPQIRPLQFVQPVEDDWLPDLPDEARGKRFYNQLLYTLENIRSQLLAYEEKMEAHAGPLIYSDDTASSGLGWEYYHFKNRVEETREAIKNISLGFRDRNYKYGPAIPLRLKPVSLVPRKDWSAKGIRENIKDRLFQQEGIREIREAYHFGMSPFDSIKTEFISNYLDVAFLQLQLRSVLKGQPQKGSLKIESYITGMGQWETGFLLDKYSELLALLDIPHKVYKTRSTIDIESFSWFDLFGGEAGIHLFYLGQRSPIPIHVSLGQPEDEKNAYQVVRVYDGHDTLTDLRTGFSNVVNIEGGELKLLLYAGISKGLRERVNPLNG; from the coding sequence ATGGCTCAAGTAAAACTCAATATCCCCACTCTGGTGACAGACACCGTTATAGAGGATAAGGCGCACTACCACCTAAGGCCATTGTTTACCGGGTTTCCATTGGCTACCCACCGGCGTTATGACAATGCGGTGGCTCAGTTGCAAAAAGAGGTACGGCAAGCTTTCAAGGGTTTTTCTCTGAGCCGGCAGAGTGCAGACCGCCTGCTGTGGTTTTTATTCAAGCCGGAAATTCATTACCAGCAATTTCAAATGGAGTTCAACCTGGGGCGGCAATTTGTAAGCGGCTTGTTTGGGGTGGCCACGTTTACCCTCGAAGGCAAGTCTTTCGCCGTCCTTCCTTCTTTTTACAACTTCATGTTCATGCTCCCATCCAAAAAGGGAAGCAAACCAGACCTGGAGGCTGCGGCGAAGCAGGCCGTTCGGGCTTTGCTGCGCAAGATCAAAAAGGAAGACGAGATCGGGTTCGACCCGGAAGCCTATTTTTCAAGCCCGCGAGAGTTCCTGTCGAATATCGAAGTGCCGGTCAATATTGGGCAGGCCAGTTTCAGCTTTGACGCGCCCCCCGACAACTGGTTTTTGGCGAGCCTGATAGAGGACACCAATTTTGACGGGGCTACCGAGATAGAAAGAGTGGGCCAGGACCTGAACAGCCTCTATCCGGCGGAGTTGCGCCGGGCTTATTACCAGGAAGAACTGGCCGGGCAGCTTTACAAAGCCATCTTCCACCGGGGCAATACCCCGCTGGCCATCATCGGCCCGGAAGGGGTCGGCAAGCATACCATCATCCATGAGGTGATCTGGCGGTACGAAAACGAGTTTTACGAACCCAAAAAGGGGCGCACCCAGCGCATCTGGCTGATCGACCCTACCCGCATCATTTCCGGGATGAGCATCGTCGGGATGTGGCAAAAGCGCTTTGAGGCCATCATTTCCTTTGTGAAAATGCCGGCGGAAGGAGCAAAGGCAAGCGATAAAATCCTGATCGACAACCCCGTAGCGTTATTGCGTATCGGCAAGTCGTCGCAAAACAATATGACCCTCAGCGACGTACTGCGGCCCTACCTCGAGAAGCGGCAGTTGCAGGCCACCATTCTGGCTACTCCGGAAGAATGGAAGGTGATACAGGAAAAAGGAAGGCGTTTCGCCAACCTTTTCCAGGCCGTCCGCATCAATGAGCCCGGCCTGGAAACCGCCATTCGCATCATACTCCGAAACCGGCGTGTTCTGGAACGGGAGAACGATACATCCATCACCATACAGGCTGTACAACAATTGTTGTCGATACAACGCAATTATCTGAAGAACAGGCCGCTTCCGGGCAGCGTCATGAAGCTGATGCGCCAATTGGCGGTAAAGTACCGCTATGGCGCCGCCAACGCCCCCGAAGTCCGCGAGGAATTCAAAGCGTTCAGTGGCCTGGAGGAACGCATATTCGACTCCAGCCGCCAATTTCAGGAAGGGGAAGTGCGCGGGCATATTGCCCAGGAGTTGGTGGGGCAGCCCAGGGCGGTAGAAGCGTTGACCAATGTGGTCCATATCATCAAGGCCAAGCTGACGGATAAGAGCAAGCCCCTGGCTTCTTTTATGTTCATAGGCCCTACCGGGGTAGGCAAGACCCAGGCCGCCAAAGTCGTCTGCAAGTACCTGTTGGGCAGCGAGAAACACCTCATGCGCTTCGACATGAACGAATACATTGACGAAAGCGCGGTGCAACGGCTTATTGGCGATGATTTTAACCCCGAAGGGCAACTCACCGGCGCGGTTCGTTACCGCCCTTTTGGCATCATCTTGCTGGATGAGATCGAGAAGGCCCACCCCCGGGTTCACGACCTGCTCCTCCAGGTACTGGACGACGGGCGGCTCACCGACAGCCTGGGGCGGACGGTCGACTTTACCAACACCATCATCATCATGACCTCCAACGTGGGGGCCCGCCAGGCGAATGCCCAACTGGGCTACCAGGCCGATGGCCGCGATGAAGGCGGCGTCTACCGGCGAGCCATGGAAAAGGAATTCCGCCCCGAATTCATCAACCGCATCGACCAGGTCATCATCTTCAACCCGCTGGAACTCAGCCACATCCTGGGCATTGCACGCCTGCAGATCAAGGAACTGCTGCAGCGCGATGGCTTCGTGCGGCGAACGACCCTACTCAACATTTCCAAGAATGCCCTGGAATGGGTGGCCCAAAGAGGGTTTGATGCCCGAATGGGGGGCCGGGCCCTGAAGCGGCAGATAGAACGCGACCTCACTTCCCTATCTGCCGAGCAATTGGTCTCTACCCAGATCGATACCCCTATCCTGTTCGACGTGTTGCTGCAAAATAACCGGCTCACTCCCCAAATAAGGCCCCTGCAGTTTGTGCAGCCCGTGGAAGACGACTGGCTGCCCGACCTTCCAGATGAGGCGCGGGGCAAACGCTTTTACAACCAGTTGCTCTACACTTTGGAAAACATCCGCAGCCAGTTGCTGGCTTATGAAGAAAAGATGGAAGCGCACGCTGGCCCTCTGATCTACTCAGATGACACAGCATCCAGCGGGCTGGGGTGGGAATATTACCACTTTAAGAACCGGGTGGAGGAAACCCGCGAGGCCATCAAAAACATCAGCCTGGGGTTCAGAGACCGAAACTACAAATACGGGCCCGCCATCCCGCTGCGCCTGAAGCCGGTGAGCCTGGTGCCCCGCAAAGACTGGTCGGCCAAGGGCATACGCGAGAACATCAAGGATCGTTTGTTCCAGCAGGAAGGCATTCGGGAAATCCGGGAAGCTTACCATTTCGGCATGTCGCCGTTCGACAGCATCAAAACGGAATTCATCAGCAACTACCTGGACGTGGCTTTCCTCCAGTTGCAGCTTCGGTCTGTGCTTAAGGGCCAGCCTCAGAAAGGAAGCCTGAAAATAGAATCCTATATCACAGGTATGGGGCAATGGGAAACGGGCTTTTTGCTGGATAAGTACTCCGAATTGCTGGCTTTGCTCGATATTCCGCACAAGGTGTATAAAACCCGCAGTACTATCGACATCGAGTCTTTCTCTTGGTTCGACCTATTCGGCGGCGAAGCCGGCATCCACCTGTTTTATCTGGGCCAGCGCAGCCCCATCCCGATCCACGTATCGCTGGGGCAGCCGGAGGATGAAAAAAACGCCTACCAGGTCGTGCGCGTCTACGATGGCCACGATACGCTGACCGACCTCCGGACAGGCTTTTCCAACGTGGTGAATATCGAGGGCGGCGAGTTAAAATTATTGCTTTACGCGGGTATCAGCAAGGGCTTGAGGGAAAGGGTTAATCCGTTGAATGGTTGA
- a CDS encoding aminotransferase class V-fold PLP-dependent enzyme: protein MSTDRRKFLRTLAGTFGLAGTVPFYSSANGRSLLDALACYQPVPARQLAGDETFWRQVKMAYSVSPAIVNLNNGGVSPQPIVVQEAVERYNRMSNEAPSYYMWRILDKGREPVRAKLAGLAGCSPEEIAINRNASEALETVIFGLQLKAGDEVVLTRQDYPNMINAWKQRAKRDGVVLKWLSFDFPIEDGGQIVKAFASAFTPRTKVVHITHIINWNGQVMPAREIAREARNRGIETLVDGAHSFCHLDFEVPGLECDYFGTSLHKWLCAPFGSGMLYVRKEKIASLYPLFSAPEPESSDIRKFENLGTRSFAIEQAIAQAADFHLMIGAERKQERLLYLRRYWVEQAQGIPGFQLFSPSGALHSCAIALAGLSGVENQTLSDWLFRDCQIHTVPIQWENISGIRVTPNVYTLTEDLDRLLEALKAYPKIGKRNK, encoded by the coding sequence ATGAGCACAGACAGAAGGAAATTTCTGCGTACCCTGGCCGGCACTTTTGGGCTGGCGGGCACCGTTCCATTTTATTCTTCGGCCAATGGCAGAAGCCTCCTCGACGCCCTGGCCTGCTACCAGCCTGTGCCTGCCCGGCAACTGGCCGGGGATGAAACGTTCTGGCGGCAGGTAAAAATGGCCTATTCGGTATCTCCTGCCATCGTCAACCTCAACAACGGCGGAGTGTCTCCCCAGCCCATTGTCGTCCAGGAAGCAGTGGAACGGTATAACCGGATGAGCAATGAGGCGCCCTCCTATTATATGTGGAGAATACTGGATAAGGGCAGGGAACCCGTGCGCGCCAAACTGGCCGGCCTGGCCGGATGCTCCCCCGAAGAGATCGCCATCAACCGGAACGCCTCCGAAGCACTGGAAACGGTGATCTTCGGCCTCCAACTCAAGGCGGGCGATGAAGTCGTGCTCACCCGGCAGGATTACCCCAACATGATCAACGCCTGGAAACAACGCGCCAAAAGGGATGGCGTCGTGTTGAAATGGCTGTCCTTTGATTTTCCCATTGAAGACGGCGGCCAGATCGTGAAAGCCTTTGCTTCGGCTTTTACGCCCAGGACGAAGGTAGTGCACATCACCCACATCATCAACTGGAACGGGCAGGTGATGCCGGCTCGCGAAATCGCCCGTGAAGCCCGCAACCGGGGCATCGAAACCCTGGTCGACGGGGCGCACTCTTTCTGCCACCTGGATTTTGAGGTCCCCGGGCTGGAGTGCGACTATTTCGGCACCAGCCTTCACAAGTGGCTATGTGCCCCTTTTGGCAGCGGCATGCTCTATGTCCGGAAGGAAAAAATAGCTTCCCTCTACCCGCTCTTCAGCGCGCCCGAGCCGGAGAGCAGCGACATCCGCAAATTCGAAAACCTCGGCACCCGCTCTTTTGCCATCGAACAAGCCATCGCTCAGGCCGCCGATTTTCACCTGATGATCGGGGCGGAACGGAAACAGGAACGCCTGCTGTATCTCAGGCGCTATTGGGTAGAACAGGCACAGGGCATCCCCGGCTTTCAATTGTTTTCTCCTTCCGGAGCGCTTCACAGTTGCGCTATTGCCCTGGCGGGCCTGTCAGGCGTGGAAAACCAAACGCTGAGCGACTGGCTGTTCAGAGATTGTCAAATCCACACCGTGCCCATCCAGTGGGAAAACATTAGCGGAATAAGAGTCACGCCAAATGTCTATACCCTCACAGAAGACCTCGATCGCCTGTTGGAAGCGCTGAAGGCTTATCCCAAAATAGGGAAGCGCAACAAATAA
- a CDS encoding T9SS type A sorting domain-containing protein, which yields MKRSLLLIPGFFLALALIAQPTVLFEEQFDGGIPDNWDVGAGEPAGAAWQWSATGKADNALVDGATTPAIFWGSLGAVNSPSANNGAAMYNSDVYDAGGISVGQGPYPNGTVGRLTSPPVDCSGQPNVYLTFYQYARINSQAVSTFVEVSNDNGESWVDFPINQKVLINRSTNRSDFQFIDISEVAANQPDVRVRFTWDGRYYFWLIDDVQLITPPKYALSIDSIFYTPASYAQPVSQIATDTFSFFVFASNRGSDPIPNLVLKASVLEVVGNNNTQLVYQDSLVLDVFPALAKDSVLEITNRWAPELDLGNYRIRYEIYAQDPEIKAQDYTPSNDAFTVPFRVTAIMFAMEDAPANAPNFAFRPGTGGDYSIGNFYQMSPQAGNNFQIRELRFAAAKNESDGPLAGSEVTLLVYKVKDEIEPNFSNFDDSSDESLELVGFGLFEFSDSDQDLEIVLADVFDFDGNPIALEANGRYFVMASYTESSNVIFHAFYDDVDYIRRVSTVLFRDQWFLGGFGSEYSAVMRMVIELSTPTDETPLEDNAMTLFPNPSSEVLQVQLNLQEATPAMLIMADMQGQVLDLREYQNVQKETMQFDVSHLPAGAYLMRVSTDAGTKTKQFVVAR from the coding sequence ATGAAAAGATCACTACTGCTTATTCCAGGCTTTTTCCTGGCGCTGGCGTTAATTGCCCAGCCAACTGTCCTTTTTGAAGAGCAATTCGACGGCGGTATTCCCGACAACTGGGATGTCGGCGCCGGAGAACCCGCCGGCGCCGCCTGGCAATGGAGCGCTACCGGCAAGGCTGATAACGCTTTAGTAGATGGTGCAACGACCCCTGCTATTTTCTGGGGAAGCCTGGGCGCCGTTAATTCTCCTTCCGCCAACAACGGCGCCGCCATGTACAACTCCGATGTTTACGACGCCGGCGGCATTAGTGTTGGGCAGGGCCCCTACCCCAACGGAACGGTAGGCAGGTTGACCTCTCCTCCCGTTGACTGCTCCGGCCAGCCCAATGTTTATCTGACTTTCTACCAGTATGCCCGCATCAACTCGCAGGCCGTTTCCACGTTCGTGGAAGTATCCAATGATAACGGCGAAAGTTGGGTGGATTTTCCCATTAATCAAAAAGTGCTTATCAACCGCTCTACCAACCGCAGCGACTTTCAGTTCATTGACATTTCCGAAGTGGCTGCCAACCAGCCCGATGTCCGGGTCCGGTTTACCTGGGACGGGCGGTATTATTTCTGGCTCATCGATGACGTGCAGTTGATCACCCCTCCGAAATACGCGCTGTCTATAGATTCCATTTTCTATACGCCTGCCAGCTACGCCCAGCCGGTTTCCCAAATCGCAACCGACACGTTCAGCTTTTTTGTCTTTGCTTCCAACCGGGGCTCGGATCCCATTCCCAACCTGGTGTTAAAAGCCAGCGTTCTGGAAGTGGTTGGCAACAACAACACGCAGTTGGTTTATCAGGACAGCCTGGTTCTCGATGTGTTTCCCGCCCTGGCGAAAGACTCGGTTTTAGAGATCACCAACCGGTGGGCGCCGGAACTGGACCTGGGCAATTACCGGATTCGCTATGAAATTTACGCTCAGGACCCGGAGATAAAGGCTCAGGACTATACTCCCTCTAACGACGCCTTTACCGTTCCCTTCCGGGTCACCGCCATCATGTTTGCTATGGAAGACGCGCCGGCAAACGCTCCCAACTTTGCGTTCCGCCCCGGCACCGGCGGCGACTATTCGATCGGCAACTTCTACCAGATGAGCCCTCAGGCCGGCAACAATTTCCAGATCAGGGAACTGCGCTTCGCCGCCGCCAAAAATGAAAGCGACGGCCCCCTGGCCGGGAGTGAAGTAACCCTTCTGGTTTACAAAGTAAAGGATGAAATAGAGCCCAATTTCTCCAATTTTGACGACAGCAGCGACGAATCGCTGGAATTGGTCGGTTTTGGCCTTTTCGAATTTTCCGACAGCGACCAGGATTTAGAAATCGTCCTGGCTGATGTGTTTGACTTTGACGGCAATCCAATCGCGCTGGAAGCCAACGGCCGTTATTTTGTCATGGCGTCCTATACTGAATCTTCCAATGTAATCTTCCATGCATTTTATGATGATGTCGATTACATTCGCAGGGTTTCCACCGTCCTTTTCCGGGATCAGTGGTTCCTGGGCGGTTTTGGTTCTGAATACTCTGCTGTGATGCGCATGGTGATCGAGCTGTCGACCCCCACCGATGAAACGCCATTGGAAGACAACGCGATGACCCTCTTCCCCAACCCCAGCAGCGAAGTGCTTCAGGTACAACTCAACCTGCAGGAAGCTACCCCCGCCATGTTGATCATGGCGGATATGCAGGGGCAGGTTCTCGACTTGCGGGAGTATCAGAATGTGCAAAAGGAAACGATGCAGTTCGACGTCAGCCATCTGCCGGCCGGCGCCTACCTGATGCGGGTAAGCACGGATGCAGGCACGAAGACGAAGCAGTTTGTAGTAGCCAGATAA
- a CDS encoding DUF4397 domain-containing protein translates to MKKLYLALLAILMSCSAFSQNARVQIIHNSPSPGTGSGPVVDIYVNGALLPALTAVPFRAATPFLDVPSGVDIEVAVAVNPSSSADDAIATFPLGQLADGEGYTVIANGIVGDADTPFTLAVNDMGRESAGMAGEVDLSVFHGSPGAPAVDVDVRAAGNIVDALEYGQFTENYLSVDPGLYYLDVRADGSSNIVATFEANLNGLAGGAATVFASGFLGDSPAFGLFAALPDGMVIELPATGVARLQVIHNSPSPTVDVYANGALLIDDFEFRTATPFDFVPADVAVNIGIALGNSTSVEDTLVNFPVLFENGETYVAIANGIVGDPDFPFTLEAYAPAIEQGLSQDEVSVLTFHGSPGAPPVAVNDFFEAPLFDGLAYGDFLGYTQLPTENYFLEVRPSGSEDLVGTFNIDLRNAGGLSVVLFASGILGDDPNFGLFAALPDGEVIELAPVALTQIIHNSPAAGAEVIDLWANNAVKVREDLAFQTATGLVYYPTRTPITFGVAPGDSDDPSDILFNLPDPVTFQDGKYHVIIANGIPGDADTPFELAINAEAILLAPNAQSVAVSVFHGSPNAPAVDIVARDLMLPLVDGLAYGAFESIGPLPINRYYLEVYPDGSEALVATFESALPPSSAGLSLVGVVSGLLGGEPPLDVLFFSPTGEAIRATPVSQVQVIHNSPAPTVDVYANGALLLNDFEFRTATPFVDLPTRTAFDIAVAPGNSNSVEDTLVSFKNIVFEDGQKYIVMATGVVGDMDTPFGLAVNNMAQTSAEGGQGVGLLLYHGAPDAPEVDVVAEGVGVLFDDVEYGEYQGYLNVPASAYVLNVTPGNDNNTVVRAYDADISGLDGGAAVVFATGFLGSENPEDEFGVWVALPDGQTFPLTQIVNTEQVASRIPSFQLAPNPVRSTAQVQYKLTEETDITIAVRNADGRAVRTVYLGSQPAGEHSRPLDVGGLPQGMYTYSLVTPVGVLTQRFVVVQ, encoded by the coding sequence ATGAAGAAGTTGTACCTGGCTTTGCTAGCCATCCTCATGTCTTGTAGCGCCTTTTCTCAGAATGCGCGCGTACAAATCATACACAATTCTCCGTCGCCAGGCACCGGCAGTGGCCCGGTGGTTGACATTTACGTAAACGGAGCGCTCCTGCCGGCGTTGACGGCGGTGCCATTCCGGGCTGCTACGCCCTTTCTGGATGTGCCGTCAGGGGTAGATATTGAAGTGGCCGTGGCGGTTAACCCCAGCAGTTCTGCAGATGACGCCATCGCCACGTTTCCGCTTGGGCAATTGGCTGACGGGGAAGGGTATACGGTAATTGCCAACGGAATTGTTGGAGATGCCGACACGCCCTTCACATTAGCGGTCAACGATATGGGCCGTGAATCTGCGGGTATGGCCGGCGAGGTAGATTTGTCGGTCTTCCACGGCTCGCCCGGCGCGCCGGCTGTAGACGTGGACGTGCGCGCGGCCGGCAATATTGTAGATGCTCTGGAATACGGGCAATTCACGGAGAATTACCTTTCTGTTGATCCTGGCTTGTATTACCTGGATGTTCGCGCCGATGGAAGCTCTAACATCGTCGCTACCTTCGAGGCAAACCTCAACGGGCTGGCCGGGGGCGCTGCTACTGTATTTGCCTCTGGCTTTTTAGGTGATTCGCCCGCCTTTGGCTTGTTTGCCGCCCTGCCCGACGGCATGGTTATAGAATTGCCTGCCACCGGAGTGGCCCGCCTGCAGGTGATTCACAACTCGCCTTCGCCCACGGTAGATGTATACGCGAACGGCGCCCTGCTGATCGACGACTTCGAGTTCCGCACCGCTACGCCCTTCGACTTCGTTCCCGCCGATGTGGCCGTTAACATTGGCATCGCGCTGGGCAACAGCACTTCCGTGGAAGACACCCTGGTGAACTTCCCCGTCCTGTTCGAAAACGGCGAAACTTATGTCGCCATTGCCAATGGCATTGTCGGAGACCCGGACTTTCCCTTTACCCTGGAAGCCTACGCGCCGGCTATAGAGCAAGGTTTGAGCCAGGACGAAGTATCGGTATTGACTTTTCACGGTTCGCCCGGCGCACCTCCGGTAGCGGTCAATGACTTTTTTGAGGCTCCGCTGTTTGACGGCCTGGCTTATGGCGACTTTTTGGGATATACCCAGTTGCCAACCGAAAATTACTTCCTGGAAGTGCGGCCTTCCGGAAGCGAAGATTTGGTGGGTACCTTCAACATTGACCTGCGGAATGCAGGGGGCTTGTCCGTGGTGCTTTTTGCGTCCGGCATTCTCGGAGATGATCCAAACTTCGGGCTGTTCGCTGCCCTGCCGGATGGAGAAGTCATAGAGCTTGCCCCGGTGGCGCTTACCCAGATCATCCACAACTCGCCTGCTGCCGGCGCTGAGGTGATCGACCTGTGGGCCAATAATGCCGTAAAAGTCAGGGAAGACCTGGCTTTCCAGACTGCCACAGGCCTGGTTTACTATCCGACGCGCACGCCCATCACCTTTGGCGTAGCGCCCGGCGACAGCGACGACCCGTCGGACATCCTGTTCAACCTGCCGGACCCCGTAACTTTCCAGGACGGAAAATACCATGTGATCATAGCCAATGGCATCCCCGGGGATGCCGATACCCCCTTCGAATTAGCCATTAATGCAGAGGCTATTTTACTTGCGCCAAACGCGCAAAGCGTAGCAGTTTCCGTATTTCACGGATCTCCCAATGCTCCTGCGGTAGACATTGTTGCCCGAGACCTCATGCTGCCCCTCGTTGATGGCCTTGCCTACGGGGCATTCGAATCCATTGGGCCGCTTCCGATAAACAGGTATTACCTCGAAGTATATCCGGATGGCAGCGAAGCCTTGGTGGCCACCTTTGAATCTGCCCTTCCGCCTTCATCCGCTGGGCTCAGCCTGGTAGGCGTGGTTTCCGGATTGCTGGGCGGGGAGCCTCCCCTGGATGTACTGTTCTTTTCGCCTACCGGCGAGGCGATACGGGCCACGCCCGTCTCGCAGGTGCAGGTCATTCACAACTCCCCGGCACCTACCGTAGATGTTTATGCCAATGGGGCGTTGTTGCTGAACGATTTCGAGTTCCGCACCGCCACGCCTTTCGTCGACCTGCCCACCCGCACCGCCTTTGACATCGCGGTTGCGCCGGGCAACAGCAATTCGGTGGAGGATACGCTCGTGTCTTTCAAAAACATCGTCTTTGAAGACGGGCAGAAGTACATTGTAATGGCTACCGGCGTGGTAGGAGATATGGATACGCCTTTCGGGTTGGCAGTCAACAACATGGCCCAAACTTCCGCTGAAGGCGGCCAGGGCGTAGGCCTGCTGCTGTACCACGGCGCCCCGGACGCACCGGAGGTAGATGTCGTGGCAGAAGGAGTGGGCGTATTATTTGACGATGTGGAGTATGGCGAATACCAGGGATACCTGAACGTGCCCGCATCGGCTTATGTGCTGAATGTAACTCCCGGCAATGACAACAATACTGTGGTGCGTGCCTACGATGCCGATATCAGCGGCCTGGATGGCGGTGCGGCAGTAGTGTTTGCCACCGGCTTCCTCGGAAGCGAAAATCCGGAAGATGAATTTGGCGTATGGGTGGCCCTGCCCGACGGGCAGACTTTCCCGCTCACTCAAATTGTGAATACCGAGCAAGTCGCAAGCCGGATTCCGTCCTTCCAGCTGGCGCCCAACCCGGTTCGCAGCACCGCGCAGGTGCAGTATAAATTGACTGAAGAGACAGACATTACGATTGCCGTTCGGAATGCCGACGGGCGGGCCGTTCGCACGGTTTACCTCGGCAGCCAGCCCGCAGGGGAGCATAGCCGCCCCCTCGATGTGGGAGGCCTGCCGCAGGGGATGTACACCTACAGCCTGGTTACTCCGGTAGGAGTACTCACGCAAAGATTTGTGGTTGTACAATAA
- a CDS encoding bifunctional nuclease family protein has protein sequence MRKVELKIVALANSEAQPNSFVVVLKEAAGNRRLPVVIGGFEAQAIALALEKIPTNRPMTHDLIKNTLAALDIKLKEVVISNLRFGVFYATLICQKNDGTTFGLDSRTSDAIALAVRFECPIFARDFIMDEAGVTIDNAAAELNAPIKKKELGSYSDQELGQLLEDALAKEDYERAARIRDEIQRREG, from the coding sequence ATGAGAAAAGTGGAGTTGAAAATAGTGGCGCTGGCCAACAGTGAGGCGCAACCGAACAGCTTTGTCGTGGTACTGAAAGAGGCAGCCGGCAACCGGCGCTTGCCTGTTGTTATTGGTGGCTTTGAGGCCCAGGCCATCGCATTGGCCCTGGAAAAAATACCGACCAACCGGCCAATGACCCACGACCTGATAAAGAACACCCTCGCCGCCCTGGACATTAAACTCAAGGAAGTCGTTATTTCCAACCTCCGCTTCGGCGTTTTTTACGCTACGTTGATCTGCCAAAAAAACGACGGCACTACTTTTGGCCTGGATTCCCGAACTTCCGACGCCATCGCTCTGGCCGTCCGCTTCGAATGCCCCATCTTCGCCAGGGATTTTATCATGGACGAGGCTGGAGTAACCATCGACAACGCCGCCGCAGAACTGAATGCTCCTATTAAAAAGAAGGAACTCGGAAGCTATTCGGACCAGGAATTGGGCCAATTGCTGGAGGATGCCCTGGCAAAGGAAGATTATGAACGGGCCGCCAGGATCAGAGATGAGATACAACGCCGGGAGGGGTGA